The Actinocatenispora sera genome has a window encoding:
- a CDS encoding alpha/beta hydrolase family protein → MPAPQLAQQLIAIKPITVPSADRGLDLQVKVTAPRSGRRLPVIVFSHGNAWSMDGYEPLVDRWAAAGFVVVQPTHLDSRHNGIGLDDPRYRTIWRVRIADLHAILDHLGKILAEADGLDARIDADRVAVVGHSWGAQTVGTLLGARVLDADGVPGADFRHPAAKAGALIAATGTGDTLTPFAAEHLPFMRPDYTTMRAPALVVAGGRDQSALSTRGPDWFTDAYHLSPGPKSLLTVADGEHTLGGVAGESVAETTDEDPARVELVASAVAAYLRDVFGLDHDGWAALRRDAGDGYTIDGR, encoded by the coding sequence ATGCCCGCACCCCAGCTCGCCCAGCAACTGATCGCGATCAAGCCGATCACCGTCCCCAGCGCCGACCGAGGTCTCGACCTGCAGGTCAAGGTCACCGCACCGAGGTCCGGCCGGCGGCTGCCGGTGATCGTGTTCTCGCACGGCAACGCCTGGTCGATGGACGGCTATGAGCCGCTCGTCGACCGCTGGGCGGCGGCGGGCTTCGTCGTCGTCCAGCCCACCCACCTCGACTCCCGCCACAACGGCATCGGGCTCGACGACCCGCGGTACCGCACCATCTGGCGGGTCCGGATCGCCGACCTGCACGCGATCCTCGACCATCTCGGCAAGATCCTCGCCGAGGCGGACGGGCTGGACGCCCGGATCGACGCCGATCGGGTGGCCGTCGTCGGGCACTCCTGGGGCGCCCAGACCGTCGGTACCCTCCTCGGCGCCCGGGTGCTCGACGCGGACGGCGTGCCCGGAGCGGACTTCCGTCATCCGGCGGCGAAGGCCGGCGCGCTCATCGCGGCGACCGGCACCGGCGACACGCTGACCCCGTTCGCGGCCGAGCACCTGCCGTTCATGCGGCCCGACTACACCACCATGCGCGCGCCGGCGCTGGTCGTCGCCGGCGGCCGGGACCAATCCGCGCTCTCCACCCGCGGGCCGGACTGGTTCACCGACGCGTACCACCTGAGTCCGGGGCCGAAGAGCCTGCTCACCGTCGCGGACGGCGAGCACACCCTCGGCGGTGTCGCCGGCGAGAGCGTCGCCGAAACCACCGACGAGGACCCGGCGCGGGTCGAGTTGGTGGCGTCCGCGGTCGCCGCGTACCTGCGGGACGTGTTCGGGCTCGACCACGACGGCTGGGCGGCACTGCGGCGCGATGCCGGCGACGGGTACACCATCGACGGCAGGTGA
- a CDS encoding SDR family oxidoreductase yields MQVFVTGGTGTVGSAVVPELLAAGHTVLALARSDKSAQALTDAGATVLRGQLRDLDVLRAGAARSDGVISLAFGNDYATEEALVRSMAEETAALAALGAELAGSNRPLVAVSGTPWVPGRVATEDDPIPTEGPVGERAKAVTALLALASRGVRSATVRLPRTVHVDGRGGFAGLLTEQARATGTVGYPGDGTQRWPAVHTRDAAVLFRLVLESAPAGSSWHAVADEGDAVRDIAAVIGRRLGLPVGQVPVENFGPFGPIFAMDQPASSVRTRQVLGWRPSHPGLLADLENLQP; encoded by the coding sequence ATGCAGGTCTTCGTCACCGGCGGTACCGGCACCGTCGGCTCCGCCGTCGTTCCGGAACTGCTCGCCGCCGGGCACACCGTGCTCGCGCTCGCTCGCTCGGACAAGTCCGCGCAGGCGCTCACCGATGCCGGCGCCACGGTGCTGCGCGGGCAGTTGCGCGACCTCGACGTGCTGCGCGCCGGTGCGGCCCGGTCCGACGGGGTGATCAGCCTGGCGTTCGGCAACGACTACGCCACCGAGGAGGCGCTCGTGCGGTCGATGGCCGAGGAGACGGCCGCGCTCGCCGCGCTGGGTGCGGAGCTGGCCGGCAGTAATCGCCCGCTCGTCGCCGTTTCGGGCACGCCGTGGGTGCCGGGACGCGTCGCCACCGAGGACGACCCGATCCCGACCGAGGGGCCGGTGGGGGAGCGCGCCAAGGCGGTGACCGCGCTGCTGGCGTTGGCGTCCCGCGGCGTGCGCAGCGCCACCGTCCGGTTGCCTCGCACGGTCCACGTCGACGGCCGGGGAGGGTTCGCCGGGCTGCTGACCGAGCAGGCGCGCGCCACCGGGACGGTCGGCTACCCCGGCGACGGGACACAGCGCTGGCCGGCGGTGCACACGCGCGACGCGGCGGTGCTGTTCCGGCTGGTGCTCGAGTCGGCGCCGGCCGGTAGCTCGTGGCATGCGGTCGCCGACGAGGGCGACGCGGTGCGTGACATCGCGGCGGTCATCGGCCGTCGGCTCGGCCTGCCGGTCGGGCAGGTACCGGTGGAGAACTTCGGGCCGTTCGGTCCGATCTTCGCGATGGACCAGCCGGCCAGCAGCGTGCGTACCCGCCAGGTGCTCGGTTGGCGGCCCAGCCATCCCGGCCTGCTCGCCGATCTGGAGAACCTCCAGCCCTGA
- a CDS encoding TetR/AcrR family transcriptional regulator yields MARWQPETTQRLIVAAVDLFGEQGYDATTVAQIAERAGVTKSTFFRHFSDKRELLVAGQETLSRLLAEGIAEAPADATPLTAVGLGLERVAGAMGPANRELGPRLKAAVAASTELQERDALKNIGLAAAMSTALLARGVPEATAQLAAELGLLAFKRGFARWTEDDRTHDRGLAHHALAALRELHAAATSLG; encoded by the coding sequence ATGGCGCGATGGCAACCGGAGACGACCCAGCGGCTGATCGTCGCGGCCGTCGACCTGTTCGGCGAGCAGGGCTACGACGCCACCACCGTCGCGCAGATCGCCGAGCGGGCCGGGGTCACCAAGAGCACCTTCTTCCGGCACTTCTCCGACAAGCGGGAGCTTCTCGTCGCCGGCCAGGAGACGCTGAGCCGGCTGCTCGCCGAGGGCATTGCCGAGGCTCCCGCGGATGCCACCCCGCTGACGGCGGTCGGCCTCGGCCTCGAACGCGTCGCCGGCGCGATGGGGCCGGCGAACCGCGAGCTCGGCCCGCGGCTGAAGGCCGCCGTGGCGGCCAGCACCGAACTGCAGGAACGCGACGCACTCAAGAACATCGGGCTCGCCGCCGCGATGAGCACCGCGCTGCTCGCCCGCGGCGTACCCGAGGCGACCGCGCAGCTGGCGGCCGAGCTGGGCCTGCTCGCCTTCAAGCGCGGTTTCGCACGGTGGACCGAGGACGACCGCACCCACGACCGGGGACTCGCCCACCACGCGCTCGCCGCGCTGCGCGAGCTGCACGCCGCGGCCACCTCGCTCGGCTGA
- a CDS encoding RNA polymerase sigma factor gives MDPRQSPAEDAGSALLALYDPALPQVYGYLLRRCGSREVAEELTSETFLAAVDSVRRGMPPRIDVGWLIGVARHKLADHWRRQAREQRNLRAVALEPTAQDDPWDDRLDALRARATLDRLAPQHRAALTLRYVDDLPVPRVAALLDRTVRATEALLVRARREFRTVYTEGEGEIDD, from the coding sequence GTGGACCCGAGGCAGTCTCCGGCCGAGGACGCGGGCAGCGCGCTGCTGGCGCTCTACGACCCGGCGCTGCCGCAGGTGTACGGCTACCTGCTGCGTCGCTGCGGAAGCCGCGAGGTAGCCGAGGAGCTGACCTCCGAGACGTTCCTCGCGGCGGTCGACTCGGTGCGCCGCGGCATGCCCCCGCGCATCGACGTCGGCTGGCTGATCGGCGTGGCCCGGCACAAGCTCGCCGACCACTGGCGCCGGCAGGCCCGCGAACAGCGCAACCTGCGGGCCGTCGCGCTCGAACCGACCGCCCAGGACGACCCGTGGGACGACCGGCTGGACGCCCTGCGCGCCCGCGCCACGCTCGACCGGCTCGCCCCGCAGCACCGCGCCGCGCTGACCCTGCGCTACGTCGACGACCTGCCGGTACCGCGGGTCGCGGCGCTGCTCGACCGGACCGTCCGGGCCACCGAGGCGCTGCTCGTCCGGGCCCGGCGCGAGTTCCGGACCGTCTACACCGAGGGAGAGGGGGAGATCGATGACTGA
- a CDS encoding VOC family protein, whose translation MTDPFEQLREPVTPVAPDPAFARALRARVERALALPSGVIPMTTTIPPEAATTPRPAAVPYLAVADARAAIDWYTEVFGAVVDGEPVVMPDGRIGHAELAIGDGVLYLADEHPEIGVAAPRPNAAAVSLVLPVGDADAVRAAAIDAGATGDRPPYDGYGERMAWIVDPFGHRWGLHSPLPAAEPAYRTGDVGYVSLWVPDRDRAARFYRAVLGWDVPAGPRRHVSGQLPAIGLWSTAEGPTLFCCYAVADARANAEAVRAAGGRAGEPIPEPFGTVVECVDDQGTAFAMYQPPASHVGARPPANGRRHGDLGYLTLEVVDSAKARAFYGSVLGWRFAPGSVPDGWQVEGPVPMTGLSGGHERATAVPLWRVDDIAAAVAAVRAHGGTASDPERQPYGLTADCADDQGLRFHLGQL comes from the coding sequence ATGACTGACCCGTTCGAGCAGCTGCGCGAACCGGTGACACCGGTGGCCCCCGATCCGGCCTTCGCCCGCGCGCTGCGCGCCCGCGTCGAACGGGCGCTCGCCCTGCCGTCAGGAGTGATCCCGATGACCACGACCATCCCACCCGAGGCCGCGACCACGCCACGGCCGGCCGCCGTCCCCTACCTCGCCGTCGCGGACGCGCGAGCCGCGATCGACTGGTACACCGAGGTTTTCGGTGCGGTGGTCGATGGCGAACCGGTCGTCATGCCGGACGGCCGGATCGGCCACGCCGAGCTGGCCATCGGTGACGGCGTGCTCTACCTGGCCGATGAGCACCCGGAGATCGGTGTCGCCGCGCCGCGGCCGAATGCCGCCGCGGTGAGCCTGGTGCTGCCGGTCGGCGACGCCGACGCGGTACGCGCCGCGGCGATCGACGCCGGCGCCACCGGCGACCGCCCGCCGTACGACGGGTACGGCGAGCGGATGGCGTGGATCGTCGACCCGTTCGGGCACCGCTGGGGGCTGCACTCGCCGCTCCCGGCGGCCGAACCGGCGTACCGGACCGGCGACGTCGGGTACGTGTCGCTGTGGGTACCCGACCGGGACCGGGCCGCCCGGTTCTACCGGGCGGTGCTCGGCTGGGACGTGCCGGCCGGGCCCCGGCGGCACGTCTCCGGACAGCTGCCGGCGATCGGGCTGTGGTCGACCGCCGAGGGCCCGACGCTGTTCTGCTGCTACGCGGTGGCCGACGCGCGCGCGAACGCCGAGGCGGTCCGCGCCGCCGGCGGCCGCGCCGGCGAGCCGATCCCCGAACCGTTCGGCACGGTGGTCGAGTGCGTCGACGACCAGGGCACCGCGTTCGCGATGTACCAGCCGCCGGCAAGCCACGTGGGTGCCCGCCCGCCCGCGAACGGCCGCCGGCACGGCGATCTCGGCTACCTCACCCTGGAGGTCGTCGACTCGGCGAAGGCACGAGCCTTCTACGGATCGGTGCTCGGCTGGCGGTTCGCGCCCGGCAGCGTCCCCGACGGCTGGCAGGTCGAGGGACCGGTACCGATGACCGGCCTGTCCGGTGGGCACGAGCGCGCCACCGCGGTACCGCTGTGGCGGGTCGACGACATCGCGGCGGCCGTGGCCGCGGTCCGGGCGCACGGAGGTACGGCGAGCGACCCCGAGCGGCAGCCGTACGGGCTGACCGCGGACTGCGCCGACGACCAGGGCCTGCGCTTCCACCTCGGCCAGCTCTGA
- a CDS encoding GlxA family transcriptional regulator yields the protein MDSHRVVVVGYDNAELVDIACVTSALALANRLGADPRYELVFANVSGDPVRCETGLSLAAQARLDAIRHADTVIVSGGDGHRAAARDAELVRQVRRLAAGANRVASVCTGATVLAAARLLDGKRATTHWLYAAELERSYPRVRVDPAPIFVRDGAVATSGGVTASLDLTLAFIEEDHGAELARWVAMGMVTYLQRPGNQAQMSVFTSAPRPDHATLRLVIDHVVAHPDADLSVPAIAAHAGVSARQLTRLFREHAGETPASAVRRMRLEIAARLAATTDLSLSQIAHRCGFRSAETLRQAFAARFGVSPRRFRSTQVRSPS from the coding sequence ATGGACTCGCACCGGGTCGTGGTGGTCGGGTACGACAACGCAGAGCTGGTCGACATCGCCTGCGTCACCTCCGCGCTCGCGCTCGCGAACCGGCTCGGCGCCGATCCCCGGTACGAGCTGGTGTTCGCGAACGTCTCGGGTGATCCGGTCCGCTGCGAGACCGGCCTGTCCCTGGCGGCGCAGGCCCGGCTCGACGCGATCCGGCACGCCGACACCGTGATCGTCTCCGGCGGCGACGGTCACCGGGCCGCGGCGCGCGACGCCGAGCTGGTACGCCAGGTCCGGCGGCTCGCCGCCGGCGCGAACCGGGTCGCCTCGGTCTGCACCGGCGCCACCGTGCTCGCCGCGGCCCGGCTGCTGGACGGCAAGCGGGCGACCACGCACTGGCTGTACGCCGCCGAACTGGAACGCTCCTACCCCCGGGTGCGGGTCGATCCGGCACCGATCTTCGTGCGCGACGGGGCGGTGGCCACCTCCGGCGGGGTGACCGCCTCGCTGGATCTGACCCTGGCGTTCATCGAGGAGGACCACGGCGCCGAACTCGCCCGATGGGTGGCCATGGGTATGGTCACCTACCTGCAGCGGCCGGGTAACCAGGCGCAGATGAGCGTGTTCACGTCCGCGCCGCGACCCGACCACGCCACGCTACGGCTGGTGATCGACCACGTGGTCGCGCATCCGGACGCCGACCTGAGCGTCCCGGCCATCGCCGCACACGCGGGCGTCAGCGCGCGCCAGCTGACCAGGCTGTTTCGCGAGCACGCCGGCGAGACCCCGGCCAGCGCGGTACGCCGGATGCGGCTGGAGATCGCGGCGCGGCTGGCCGCGACGACCGACCTGTCGCTGTCCCAGATCGCGCACCGGTGCGGCTTCCGGTCGGCCGAGACCCTGCGCCAGGCGTTCGCCGCCCGGTTCGGGGTCAGCCCGAGACGGTTCCGGTCCACCCAGGTGCGGTCACCGTCGTAG
- a CDS encoding PadR family transcriptional regulator codes for MAHRRLSPRAVAVLRALAEDPERWRYGYDLCNQLGVAAGTMYPILIRLADRGMLETSWETERVPGRPARHLYRLTGAGRAHAASLGPAPAATPAPPKPAPAATPAPPKPARSPRRLRWDGA; via the coding sequence ATGGCTCATCGGCGACTCTCTCCCCGCGCCGTGGCGGTCCTGCGGGCCCTCGCCGAGGATCCCGAGAGGTGGCGCTACGGGTACGACCTGTGCAACCAGCTCGGCGTGGCGGCCGGAACGATGTACCCGATCCTGATCCGGCTCGCCGACCGCGGGATGTTGGAGACGAGCTGGGAAACCGAGCGGGTGCCGGGCCGGCCCGCCCGACACCTGTACCGGCTCACCGGCGCCGGCCGGGCCCACGCCGCCTCGCTCGGGCCGGCACCTGCCGCCACCCCGGCGCCGCCGAAACCGGCGCCCGCCGCCACCCCGGCGCCGCCGAAACCGGCACGGTCGCCGCGACGACTGCGATGGGACGGCGCCTGA